The Pseudomonas berkeleyensis genome includes a region encoding these proteins:
- the phnE gene encoding phosphonate ABC transporter, permease protein PhnE: protein MTTLTTATPVAEGKRSWLQLIGWGLFFAVLAWSWQGAEMNPLALVRDAGNMATFAADFFPPDFSNWQHYLKEMVTTVQIALWGTVLAIVCAIPLGILCSENIVPWWVYQPVRRVMDACRSINEMVFAMLFVVAVGLGPFAGVLALFISTTGVLAKLFAEAVEAIDPGPVEGVRATGASALQEVIFGVIPQVLPLWISYSLYRFESNVRSATVVGMVGAGGIGVILWEAIRGFQFAQTCALLIVIILVVSAIDILSQRLRKLFI from the coding sequence ATGACCACACTGACCACCGCTACCCCGGTCGCCGAGGGTAAGCGCAGCTGGCTGCAACTGATCGGCTGGGGCCTGTTCTTCGCCGTGCTCGCCTGGTCCTGGCAGGGCGCGGAAATGAACCCGCTGGCGCTGGTGCGCGATGCCGGCAACATGGCCACCTTCGCTGCCGACTTCTTCCCGCCGGATTTCAGCAACTGGCAGCACTACCTCAAGGAGATGGTGACCACCGTGCAGATCGCCCTCTGGGGCACGGTGCTGGCCATCGTCTGCGCCATTCCGCTGGGCATCCTCTGCTCCGAGAACATCGTGCCCTGGTGGGTGTACCAGCCGGTACGCCGGGTGATGGATGCCTGCCGTTCGATCAACGAAATGGTTTTCGCCATGCTCTTCGTCGTTGCGGTCGGGCTCGGCCCCTTCGCCGGCGTGCTGGCACTGTTCATCAGCACCACCGGGGTGCTGGCCAAGCTCTTCGCCGAGGCGGTCGAGGCCATCGATCCGGGCCCGGTCGAAGGCGTGCGCGCCACCGGTGCCAGTGCTCTGCAGGAGGTGATCTTCGGTGTCATTCCGCAGGTGCTACCACTGTGGATTTCCTACTCGCTGTACCGCTTCGAGTCCAACGTGCGCTCGGCCACGGTGGTCGGCATGGTCGGGGCCGGCGGCATCGGCGTGATCCTCTGGGAGGCCATTCGCGGCTTCCAGTTCGCCCAGACCTGCGCGTTGCTGATCGTGATCATCCTGGTGGTGAGTGCCATCGACATTCTGTCCCAGCGCCTGCGCAAGCTCTTTATCTGA
- the phnC gene encoding phosphonate ABC transporter ATP-binding protein, with product MSAAIRVDRLNKSFGRKQALFDLALSVQPGEMVALIGASGSGKSTLLRHLAGLARGDAGSIEVLGRQVQADGRLNGDVRRQRADIGYIFQQFNLVGRLSVLQNVLLGGLGRMPRWRGSFSLFSVEEKQRAMQALERVGLAEFAAQRASTLSGGQQQRVAIARALCQQAEVILADEPIASLDPESARKVMEILADINRRDGKTVVVTLHQVDYAVRYCQRAVALKNGRIHFDGPTEGFNPDFLNDLYGGDLDISLLLPQGQRPRAVERPLTLAKA from the coding sequence ATGAGCGCAGCGATTCGAGTCGACCGACTGAACAAGAGCTTCGGCCGTAAACAGGCACTGTTCGACCTGGCGCTGTCGGTGCAGCCGGGCGAGATGGTCGCGCTGATCGGCGCTTCGGGCTCGGGCAAGTCGACGCTGCTGCGGCATCTGGCGGGGCTGGCACGCGGTGACGCGGGCAGCATCGAGGTACTTGGGCGCCAGGTACAGGCTGACGGCCGCTTGAATGGCGATGTACGTCGGCAGCGCGCCGACATTGGCTACATCTTCCAGCAGTTCAACCTGGTTGGCCGCCTCAGCGTGCTGCAGAACGTGCTGCTCGGTGGCCTGGGCCGCATGCCGCGCTGGCGCGGCAGTTTCAGTCTGTTCAGCGTCGAAGAGAAACAGCGCGCCATGCAGGCGCTGGAGCGGGTCGGGCTGGCCGAGTTCGCCGCGCAGCGTGCCTCGACTCTTTCCGGTGGACAGCAACAGCGCGTGGCCATCGCCCGTGCGCTGTGCCAGCAGGCCGAGGTGATTCTCGCTGACGAGCCGATTGCCTCGCTCGACCCGGAGTCGGCGCGCAAGGTGATGGAGATTCTCGCCGACATCAACCGCCGCGACGGCAAGACGGTGGTGGTGACCCTGCATCAAGTCGATTATGCGGTGCGCTATTGCCAGCGCGCCGTGGCGCTCAAGAACGGGCGCATTCATTTCGACGGCCCGACCGAAGGCTTCAACCCCGATTTCCTCAATGACCTCTACGGCGGCGATCTCGATATCAGCCTGCTGCTGCCGCAAGGGCAGCGCCCACGGGCTGTAGAGCGTCCGCTGACGCTGGCCAAGGCCTGA
- the phnD gene encoding phosphonate ABC transporter substrate-binding protein produces MFKRIGQVLAASALVTGSLLGSAQAAEELNFGIISTESSQNLKAMWDPFLADMSKQTGVKINAFFAPDYAGIIQGMRFDKVDVAWYGNKSAMEAVDRAGGEIFAQTVAANGAQGYYSLLVAHKDSPIDSVEDMLKNAKSLTFANGDPNSTSGYLVPGYYVFAQNNVDASKIFKRSLNGSHEVNALSVANKQVDVGTFNSEGMERLEVTAPDKAAQLKVIWTSPLIPSDPIVWRKNLPQETRDKLRDFFMSYGAKPEEKKVLEGLQWGQFKQSDNDQLLPIRQLELFKKRTEVANNAALKDADKQAQLKALDAELAKLEQRMAEREKQNGASAG; encoded by the coding sequence ATGTTCAAACGCATCGGCCAGGTGCTGGCTGCCTCTGCGCTCGTCACCGGTTCCCTGCTGGGCTCGGCCCAGGCAGCCGAGGAACTCAATTTCGGCATCATTTCCACCGAGTCCTCGCAGAACCTCAAGGCCATGTGGGATCCCTTCCTGGCTGACATGAGCAAGCAGACCGGCGTGAAGATCAACGCCTTCTTCGCCCCGGACTATGCCGGAATCATCCAGGGCATGCGTTTCGACAAGGTCGACGTGGCCTGGTACGGCAACAAGTCGGCAATGGAAGCAGTGGATCGCGCCGGTGGCGAGATCTTCGCCCAGACCGTGGCGGCCAATGGTGCGCAGGGTTACTACAGCCTGCTGGTGGCGCACAAGGACAGCCCGATCGACTCGGTCGAGGACATGCTCAAGAACGCCAAGTCGCTGACTTTCGCCAACGGTGACCCGAACTCCACTTCCGGTTACCTGGTACCCGGCTACTACGTGTTCGCCCAGAACAACGTCGACGCCAGCAAGATCTTCAAGCGTTCGCTCAATGGCAGCCATGAGGTCAACGCGCTGTCGGTGGCCAACAAGCAGGTCGATGTCGGCACCTTCAACAGCGAGGGCATGGAGCGCCTGGAAGTCACCGCACCGGACAAGGCCGCGCAGCTCAAGGTGATCTGGACGTCGCCGCTGATCCCGTCCGACCCCATCGTCTGGCGCAAGAACCTGCCGCAGGAAACCCGCGACAAGCTGCGCGACTTCTTCATGAGCTACGGCGCCAAGCCGGAAGAAAAGAAAGTGCTCGAAGGCCTGCAGTGGGGCCAGTTCAAGCAGTCCGACAACGATCAGCTACTGCCGATTCGTCAGCTCGAACTGTTCAAGAAACGCACCGAGGTGGCCAACAACGCCGCACTCAAGGACGCCGACAAGCAGGCGCAACTCAAGGCGCTGGACGCCGAGCTGGCCAAGCTGGAGCAGCGCATGGCCGAGCGTGAGAAGCAAAACGGCGCCAGCGCCGGTTGA
- a CDS encoding Arc family DNA-binding protein has product MKQAIYSSRTADKFVVRLPDGMRERIADVARNHHRSMNSEIIARLEQSMLQEGALDDDLNIRLDSPELSLHERELLQRFRQLSRRQQNALVALIAHDVEMAAEEA; this is encoded by the coding sequence ATGAAACAGGCTATCTATTCCAGCCGCACGGCTGACAAATTCGTTGTTCGCTTGCCCGATGGCATGCGTGAGCGTATCGCTGATGTAGCACGCAACCATCACCGCAGCATGAACTCGGAAATCATCGCTCGCCTGGAGCAAAGCATGCTTCAGGAAGGCGCTCTGGATGACGATCTCAACATTCGCCTCGACAGCCCCGAGCTGAGCCTGCACGAACGCGAATTGCTGCAACGTTTTCGTCAGCTTTCACGCCGCCAGCAGAACGCGCTGGTTGCACTGATCGCTCACGACGTGGAAATGGCCGCCGAAGAAGCCTGA